GTAGACTATAGTTGACTGGCTTCTGTCAGTatttctatgatggatttcatcctgtatgattgttgaacgtctttGCAAAATTaaagtctagaaagaagccctttgctctttgattctgagggactgacaccaaaacctgatgttgatcgttgatgttttagatcgctgacattttttctgctatcaatACCTTGCTGTGACGTCATGTTGTCTACATTTGACCAGTTTTATACAGAATTTTACAGAATAagaacaagactaagagtctaacaccCCCGCAACATttaattttgtggaagcgtcccaGCCGGAAATCAAACACAGGTCTcctgattgagagtctgcaatctaactaTCTAATCTAAGTGgtgaacaataacaacaaacaaatacaaggtacatcaccaatagctgttttttaacagtattaaagtgtttagggtggattttcctttaaatgttcAACTTTCACTCCTCTGTCTGAGAATTCTTTAATAAGGATTTGGTTTTAGACTTTTTACTGCTTGGAGGATTACTTATCTCTGTTGTAGAACCACACTCCTGGAAGATAATCCAACACTAGACTAATAGTATCAGTCAGatacacagaaatacaaataaaccaaacacaaatgaatatgaataatgtCAATGAAAGGCAAATAACCATTTCATTAGATAATattaatcaaataaatacatattaattcagtataaataaatacagtatctCATGGCTTACCACCTGCTCTCCACCAGAGTATCAGCAGCAAAATGAACATGAATCCTACTCCTACTCCCAGGCCGATGCAGGCTGAGGTGAGGGAGCTGATCTCTTCCTTCAGTTTCTGTTCTTCAGACTCTacagaaaaataacaacaaaaacaagtttGTTTACATGACACACTGTTCTAGTTAATAGCTAACACCCCAATTACGATCTTATTGGAGTTTATTTTTGTGCATATTCATATCAAGATAACAAATATTCCtgaatacagaaataaaaacaatatttcaaaaaatatatcatattccaaattagaattagaattatgattactaaaatgtaaaagtattcTATGCAATTAATTATAGAATTAATTCtaatattttatgtttatgtatacTCAGGGGATATTTTGGCATGAAGTCTCAGTGACAAGTGCACTGCAAACAAATGTCAAGGTGTTTAGTCTCATACTgagttttaaaatcttttttttttttttttaaatgccacttgtttccaatgcagtttcacttgtttcaggattttcctttttttgacaagtgtcaatatcttgaaacaaggcagaataaggcagatcactgcactactgtcAAGAAAAaaccaacgtgatctcacaaaaatacgtgaaatgaacacaaactctaaaacagcgatttacgtgttgtggacacgtattatgggaaaaaaaacgtgCCTCCACTTTTTATTATATGTATACACAATTACGTTCCTCCAACACGAATTTGAAAACGTTCCTCTGCCACGAATTGAATTACGTctcaaaggttggttaacggttaaatttaggcaactaaaacgactttggttaaatttaggcaagtaaaacaagtttggttaaggttatggtaaagtttaggcaagtaaaacaacttggttaaggtttgggttacagttatggttaggcaactaaaacaacttggttaaggttagggaaaaggtttggtcatggttaaataagaaaagcggttaaaaattaaaatgtgactttcgGTTGCATGACCTATtgaaacgctgggaatcgaagcccggtcgccgacatcgaagggaacgtatacgcccatccaccaccccgccCTCAACACTAGCCACCATGCtacttcaatgtcacactacttcctgtttatagtcgtgtctcctttacgtaaccgtttcgtgctgggaaaacgtaaatgTAACACTtaacgttccaccaacacgtaattaaCTGTTAACatgtcatgttcatttcacatttttctgtgagatcagtcacAGAAAACAGGTTGATTAATTTTTtcaattaagaaaaataagcttttaaGATTCAATACTACATTAAATGTGTTGTTAAagtggatatttttgcagtgtggtaaCTCACTATGGATGAGGGGGTTCCTGATGGGTTCACTGCTCTCCAGACTGACTGGGTTCTCCAGCATACAGCTGAACAATGTATCGCTAAAATCCTTCTCCTATAAGATGAGTGAAATAGAATTAGCTCAAAGCTCAAAAAACAATCACTCAGCCACatttacttttaatttttaaaagtgCTCACTTGGTGCCTTTGCCCTTTGATTAAAAGGAGATCTGAGTGTAGCtgaggctcagctacagagcagttccctggagctggaagggattcagtgtcttgctcaaggacacttcagcagcttAAACCCAGGTACTCTGGTTAAAGGACAGTCTCTCCAACCACTAAGCCAACCTGCTGACACCGGTACTCGCCTACAGGGCAGTACATCGAACCGCCCCCTATCTACAATCTCTGGTCAGGTTCCAAACTCCGGATCATTCGCTCGGCTCCTCCACCCTTACAGGTCGCCTCGCCCCTTCATCGCTATGCGGACTCAGAAGTCACTCATCCCGGTCGTGACTCTTCTCTTCCCTGGCaccacaatggtggaacgagctccccccttctgtcagaacggcTGAATCATTGCCCATCTTTCACCGGAGACtgaagacacatctcttcaggctACACCTGGACCCCTCTTGAATTAACCTATCTATCATGTAACAATCTTTTTACCCCTTCTACTCTTAATAAAAtatatctataaaaaaaaatactctctgattctacaaatgctacttattcctattgaaggcttagctgatgaagactgtgatatacggtCGGTTTGACTACTAACTTGTACAtggacacaaagaaacacagcggtacaaacgcacacgcacactccgTCACCAGCATTATCATACTTATACCTTTGTAATTTTGTGTTGCTTGGGTAACTCGATCTTTATCGTGTCTCCTTTCTTCCAGCTGTAGCTGACTGgttcagcctctctggtgtctcCATCACAGCTCAGAAGACAGAAGGTCACCTCAGCATCACACCATGTAAAGACGATGGGTACAGAGACAGGAGCTGTtgttgagaggaggagagaaaggctgTTACAATCATGATGACTCTCTCTCAGatgcacatttttgttttcacacctgaTGTTAAAACCAAGTGGTGAATTCAggggaaaacaacacacaactcCACATCACCCACTTGATGAACCTGGCCAAACTGCCAACATAATACACTTACAGATGACTCTGAGTTGAGTCTGGCTGGTGACTTTGTAGTTGATCTCTGCTGTGTACAATCCACTGTCTTCTCTGGTCAATCCTGTGATCGTCAGCTCTCCAGTTGGAATGTCCAGGTCACCGCGATCTTCAAATATGCACCAACATGGTTAGGGGTAGCTTCTCAACATGaagttattactattataacTAAGACTCGGGAACAAAGACCACgcctcaagcacacattcaatttcctgctccacCCTATTTAAACGCGCCTAACCattaccttttctctctctcgtatgtctcagttctctcatccctccccccAAAccccttttttctgtctttcatgctCTTCCCTCTCAGTACAGGAACCACAGGGGCAAATGATGGAGCCAGAAGACTCCCCATCAGCGAGACAGTGCCCCCACCCTGAGCCTCAATTCCCTGGTTCCTCGAGctaaccatcgaccccaactcaTCCGACCCCTcgattcatcccttcatctcgacccctgattcatccctccaccctcgACCCTTGTTTCATCCCTTCATTCTtgacccctctttctctcaatgaACTGCCTAAATACATCTCATAGTGGTgtggtctttgttagtgaaaGAGTTCTTAACTGTTATCTgacccttatttaaccaggaaacctgactaaaaacacacagttgtccagtacagccacagctttctactgttggccactaagCAGCTGAACTGGAGCAGTCTGAAGTTGAAGGAAGAAACAGCCATAAAACACTtaaatactgttaaaaaaaacaactattgcTGATGCAACTTGCATTCTGGGAGCATTTTgtggtttggtggtgtatt
The window above is part of the Centroberyx gerrardi isolate f3 chromosome 21, fCenGer3.hap1.cur.20231027, whole genome shotgun sequence genome. Proteins encoded here:
- the LOC144543021 gene encoding uncharacterized protein LOC144543021 isoform X4; the protein is MSPSVTLIELCVCLLAAVSADSQEPLYKKVGDSVVLSPDLSSVTGPITSIVWKHGPDLAMEWDGRQMDSSRQFKDRGDLDIPTGELTITGLTREDSGLYTAEINYKVTSQTQLRVISPVSVPIVFTWCDAEVTFCLLSCDGDTREAEPVSYSWKKGDTIKIELPKQHKITKEKDFSDTLFSCMLENPVSLESSEPIRNPLIHKSEEQKLKEEISSLTSACIGLGVGVGFMFILLLILWWRAGGYMKWEAGYMKWEADHWKKKWEILSAESNAAKGKSPSATEAESESNATSAATEERQPEEEGLMTADSQTTQEQEQ
- the LOC144543021 gene encoding uncharacterized protein LOC144543021 isoform X3 — protein: MSPSVTLIELCVCLLAAVSADSQEPLYKKVGDSVVLSPDLSSVTGPITSIVWKHGPDLAMEWDGRQMDSSRQFKDRGDLDIPTGELTITGLTREDSGLYTAEINYKVTSQTQLRVISPVSVPIVFTWCDAEVTFCLLSCDGDTREAEPVSYSWKKGDTIKIELPKQHKITKEKDFSDTLFSCMLENPVSLESSEPIRNPLIHKSEEQKLKEEISSLTSACIGLGVGVGFMFILLLILWWRAGGYMKWEAGYMKWEAATKKGKAVTLKQEAGYMKWEADHWKKKWEILSAESNAAKGKSPSATGNEKARFKSSGKKDDVAMYCFSQQ